Proteins encoded by one window of Cellvibrio sp. KY-GH-1:
- the rpsB gene encoding 30S ribosomal protein S2 produces the protein MPQVSMRDMLSAGVHFGHQTRYWNPKMGKYIFGARNKIHIINLEHTVPAFNEALALITQLASQKKKILFVGTKRAAQKTIKEQAERAGQPYVSHRWLGGMLTNYKTIRASIRRLSDLTTQSQDGTFTKLTKKEALMRTRDMEKLERSIGGIKNIAGLPDAMFVIDVDHERIAIQEANKLGIPVIGIVDTNSNPEGVDYVIPGNDDAIRAIKLYVSAIADACLEGSKSASSVPNKDEYVAAEGSAE, from the coding sequence ATGCCACAAGTAAGCATGCGCGACATGTTGTCTGCCGGTGTCCACTTCGGTCACCAAACCCGTTACTGGAACCCAAAGATGGGTAAATACATCTTCGGTGCGCGTAACAAGATTCATATCATCAACCTGGAGCACACCGTTCCAGCGTTCAATGAAGCTCTGGCGTTGATCACTCAACTGGCTTCACAAAAGAAAAAAATCCTGTTTGTTGGTACCAAGCGCGCTGCGCAAAAGACCATCAAAGAGCAAGCTGAACGCGCTGGTCAACCATACGTTAGCCATCGTTGGTTGGGCGGTATGCTCACCAATTACAAAACCATCCGTGCTTCTATTCGTCGTCTGTCTGACCTGACTACTCAAAGCCAGGACGGTACCTTCACCAAGCTGACCAAAAAAGAAGCTTTGATGCGTACTCGCGATATGGAGAAATTGGAGCGTTCTATCGGTGGTATCAAAAACATCGCTGGTTTGCCTGACGCGATGTTCGTAATCGACGTTGATCACGAGCGTATTGCGATTCAGGAAGCTAACAAGTTGGGTATCCCTGTTATCGGTATCGTTGATACCAACAGCAACCCTGAAGGTGTTGACTACGTAATTCCTGGTAACGACGACGCCATCCGCGCGATCAAGTTGTATGTATCTGCAATTGCTGATGCGTGCCTGGAAGGTTCCAAGTCTGCTTCATCTGTACCAAACAAAGATGAATACGTTGCTGCTGAAGGTTCTGCTGAGTAA
- the uxuA gene encoding mannonate dehydratase yields MKETWRWFGPKDTVSLQNIAQAGATGIVTSLHHIPTGAAWPMSDILERKKLIEDHGLEWAVIESIPLHNDIKTRTGNFQQYIDNYKESLRNVGAAGVRDVCYNFMPVVDWTRTNLNYTLPNNARALRFEMSDFAAYDVYILQRPGAEQSYRPDVLAKAKARLDAMSSEEKALLEKNIIAGLPGGEGSYDRDGIRAAIDLFIKMGDEGMRANLFAFLREVIPVAEEAGVRMAIHPDDPPFSLFGLPRVVSTADDARALLNAVPSPSNGLTLCAGSYGARCDNDLVAMAREFGERIYFVHLRNIKREEDGSFFESDHLDGDNDMVGLIEALLDEEDRRKKTGVALPPIAMRPDHGHLMGDEIGKTGINPGYSYAGRMKGLAELRGVIHALTSLRRRSA; encoded by the coding sequence ATGAAAGAAACTTGGCGCTGGTTTGGCCCCAAAGATACTGTCAGCCTGCAGAACATTGCCCAAGCTGGTGCTACCGGCATAGTTACTTCCCTACACCATATTCCGACCGGTGCGGCCTGGCCCATGAGCGATATTCTGGAGCGCAAAAAACTCATTGAAGATCATGGGCTTGAGTGGGCGGTCATCGAAAGCATCCCGCTTCATAACGATATCAAAACCCGCACCGGCAATTTCCAGCAATACATCGACAACTACAAAGAGTCATTGCGCAATGTGGGCGCTGCGGGTGTTAGAGATGTCTGCTACAACTTCATGCCAGTGGTGGATTGGACCCGCACCAACCTCAACTACACACTACCCAACAACGCCCGCGCGCTGCGTTTTGAGATGAGCGACTTTGCCGCATATGATGTTTACATCCTGCAACGCCCTGGGGCCGAGCAATCCTATCGCCCTGACGTACTCGCCAAAGCCAAAGCACGCCTCGACGCCATGAGCAGTGAAGAAAAAGCCCTGCTGGAAAAAAACATAATTGCCGGATTACCCGGTGGCGAAGGCTCCTATGATCGCGACGGTATTCGCGCTGCGATCGACCTGTTTATCAAAATGGGCGACGAAGGCATGCGCGCCAATCTTTTTGCCTTCTTACGCGAAGTGATCCCGGTGGCGGAAGAAGCCGGCGTACGCATGGCCATCCATCCGGATGACCCGCCCTTTTCACTCTTTGGATTGCCGCGCGTAGTTTCCACTGCTGACGATGCCCGGGCACTGCTCAATGCGGTACCCAGCCCATCTAATGGCCTGACACTATGCGCCGGCTCTTACGGTGCCCGCTGCGATAATGACCTCGTTGCCATGGCGCGCGAATTTGGCGAACGCATTTATTTCGTTCATCTGCGCAATATCAAGCGCGAGGAAGATGGCTCCTTCTTTGAATCCGATCACCTGGATGGCGACAACGACATGGTCGGCCTGATTGAAGCCCTGCTAGATGAAGAAGATCGCCGCAAAAAAACCGGTGTAGCCTTACCGCCCATCGCCATGCGCCCGGATCACGGCCACTTAATGGGCGATGAGATTGGCAAAACCGGCATCAACCCCGGCTATTCCTATGCGGGCCGCATGAAAGGCCTGGCGGAATTGCGCGGGGTAATCCATGCGCTTACCAGTTTGCGCCGTCGCTCTGCCTGA
- the map gene encoding type I methionyl aminopeptidase: MSVTIKTPEEIEKMRIAGRMAAEVLEMIGQYVQPGVTTAELDKICHDHIVNVQKAIPACLGYRGFPKSICTSVNQVVCHGIPSDKKVLKSGDIINIDVTVIYEGYHGDTSAMYFVGTPAPHAERLVKVTQECMYKAIQLVKPGCRLGDIGHVIQEYAEANYYSVVREYCGHGIGKVFHEDPQILHYGRPGTGMELKEGMCFTIEPMINAGKPHTKLKSDGWTVETKDGRLSAQWEHTMIVTKDGVEVFTARAGEAFN; this comes from the coding sequence ATGTCAGTTACTATCAAAACCCCGGAAGAAATCGAAAAAATGCGCATCGCTGGCCGCATGGCTGCCGAAGTGCTGGAAATGATTGGCCAATACGTACAACCCGGCGTTACTACCGCTGAGCTGGACAAAATCTGTCACGATCACATTGTGAATGTACAAAAAGCGATTCCCGCGTGCCTCGGTTATCGCGGTTTCCCAAAATCAATTTGTACCTCAGTTAACCAGGTTGTCTGTCACGGCATTCCGTCCGATAAAAAAGTGCTCAAATCGGGCGACATTATCAACATCGATGTCACCGTGATTTATGAGGGCTACCACGGCGACACGAGTGCCATGTATTTCGTTGGCACCCCGGCACCGCATGCCGAGCGCTTGGTAAAAGTAACCCAGGAATGCATGTATAAGGCAATTCAATTGGTTAAACCCGGTTGTCGTCTGGGTGATATTGGTCACGTAATTCAGGAATACGCTGAAGCTAATTACTATTCAGTGGTGCGTGAATATTGCGGACACGGCATTGGCAAGGTGTTCCATGAAGACCCACAAATTTTGCATTACGGCCGCCCAGGCACCGGCATGGAATTAAAGGAAGGCATGTGCTTTACCATTGAGCCAATGATTAACGCCGGCAAACCGCACACTAAATTAAAAAGTGATGGCTGGACCGTAGAAACCAAAGATGGTCGACTCTCCGCACAGTGGGAGCACACCATGATTGTCACCAAAGACGGTGTAGAAGTCTTCACCGCGCGCGCTGGCGAAGCGTTCAATTAA
- a CDS encoding [protein-PII] uridylyltransferase, whose translation MSMSAVPYFERPLFFFDQSRFRRALAEKPIITVFKDAINAASTQANRRFLEGEDIRALVYERALFIDCVLHYAWHQFSWPTGISLEAVGGYGRGELHPGSDIDLLILHHPKVFDHCKENIEKFLTLLWDIGLEIGSSVRTIKQTIEIARTDITVATNILESRTLVGDTSLRVELLQASGPDKIWSAEEFFRAKYQEQQERHKKYNDTEYNLEPNIKNAPGGLRDIQTISWVTKRYFGVRTLKQLEGKGFFTDEEFSLLNSGEEYLWRVRYALHMVAKRAEERLLFDYQREIAKLFGYSDSHEGLAVEQFMHRYYRTVLALRELNDVVLQFLSEAILQKGKTKSVVSINERFQLRDNFIEATHTYVFEENPSALLEMFVLMAQNPQIVGVRASTIRWIRESRHLIDDNFRTNPKNTQLFIKLLQQPAGLVEQLKRMSRYGILGLYLPEFGLVTGQMQHDLFHIYTVDAHTLKVVQNMCNFLLPSAKEDFPVAAHIMTRLPKLELLYISGLYHDIGKGRGGDHSTLGAVDAEEFCTRHGISPRETRLICWLVEKHLLMSQVSQKQDISDPEVIHKFALTVGDQLHLDYLYCLTVADINGTNKELWNTWRASLLRQLYLDTRRALRRGLENNVDKHDLIEETQQAAIRKLARKGLSKEQVLALWGDMGDDYFLRENVADITWHTEAIAARTDDKPLILIKKTTSKELAGATQIFVYSKNQKNVFVAAATALSQLNLSIQDAKIYSSKSGYTIDTFFVLNEDGKPLGNNATLLKQIQKALLEELSLVDNYRDVIGRRTPRRLKYFASPTRTSLNTDTIRNCSVLEVISPDRPGLLACIGRIFMDFDIQLLNAKIATLGERVEDMFFIVDSDGKPLSDASVCEKLQQEIREQLDKRVDKL comes from the coding sequence ATGTCGATGTCTGCAGTGCCCTATTTTGAACGGCCATTATTTTTCTTTGATCAAAGTCGTTTCCGCCGCGCACTCGCTGAAAAGCCGATCATTACCGTATTTAAAGATGCAATTAACGCAGCGAGCACCCAAGCCAATCGCCGCTTCCTGGAAGGTGAAGATATTCGCGCACTGGTGTATGAACGCGCGCTGTTTATCGACTGCGTGCTGCATTATGCGTGGCATCAATTTTCCTGGCCAACGGGAATTAGCCTGGAAGCTGTCGGTGGGTACGGACGCGGCGAATTACACCCTGGCTCCGATATAGATTTGTTAATCCTGCATCACCCAAAGGTATTCGATCACTGCAAAGAAAACATCGAAAAGTTCCTGACGCTCTTGTGGGATATAGGTTTGGAAATTGGTAGCAGTGTTCGCACCATCAAACAGACCATCGAGATTGCACGCACCGATATTACTGTCGCCACCAATATCTTGGAATCGCGCACTCTGGTTGGCGACACTTCGTTGCGTGTGGAGTTGTTACAAGCCTCCGGGCCCGACAAAATTTGGTCCGCTGAAGAATTTTTCCGCGCAAAATATCAGGAACAGCAAGAGCGCCATAAAAAATATAACGACACCGAATACAATCTCGAACCCAATATCAAAAATGCACCCGGTGGTTTGCGCGATATTCAAACCATCAGCTGGGTAACCAAACGCTATTTTGGTGTACGCACGTTAAAGCAGCTGGAGGGTAAAGGTTTTTTTACCGACGAAGAGTTTTCCTTGCTCAATTCCGGCGAAGAGTACTTATGGCGCGTGCGCTATGCCTTGCATATGGTTGCCAAGCGCGCCGAAGAAAGGCTGTTATTTGATTACCAACGTGAAATTGCCAAACTCTTTGGTTACTCAGACAGCCACGAAGGTTTGGCTGTCGAACAATTCATGCACCGATACTACCGCACTGTGCTGGCACTGCGCGAATTAAATGATGTAGTTCTGCAGTTTTTGTCGGAAGCCATTTTGCAGAAAGGCAAAACCAAAAGTGTGGTTTCAATAAACGAGCGCTTCCAACTGCGTGACAATTTCATTGAAGCCACGCACACCTACGTCTTTGAAGAAAACCCTTCAGCACTATTGGAAATGTTTGTGCTGATGGCGCAAAACCCACAAATTGTTGGTGTACGCGCGTCCACCATCCGCTGGATTCGCGAAAGCCGCCATCTTATCGATGATAACTTTCGCACCAATCCAAAAAACACCCAGCTCTTTATCAAACTTCTGCAGCAACCCGCTGGATTGGTAGAACAATTAAAGCGCATGTCGCGCTACGGTATTCTCGGCTTGTACCTACCGGAATTTGGCCTGGTTACCGGCCAGATGCAGCACGATTTATTTCACATCTACACCGTGGATGCACACACGCTCAAAGTGGTGCAGAACATGTGTAACTTTTTGCTGCCCTCGGCCAAAGAAGATTTTCCGGTAGCGGCACATATTATGACGCGCTTACCTAAACTGGAGCTGCTTTACATTTCCGGTCTGTATCACGACATTGGCAAGGGACGCGGTGGCGATCACTCTACCCTGGGCGCCGTGGACGCCGAAGAGTTTTGCACACGCCACGGCATTTCACCACGCGAAACACGTTTAATCTGCTGGCTGGTAGAAAAACATTTGTTAATGTCACAGGTATCGCAAAAGCAAGACATTTCAGACCCGGAAGTTATTCATAAATTTGCACTGACCGTTGGCGACCAATTGCACCTGGATTATTTGTATTGTTTAACAGTTGCGGATATTAACGGCACCAATAAGGAATTATGGAACACCTGGCGCGCCAGCTTGTTGCGTCAACTGTATCTGGATACACGTCGCGCACTGCGTCGCGGCCTGGAAAACAACGTCGACAAACATGATTTAATTGAAGAAACCCAGCAAGCGGCCATCCGCAAACTCGCGCGCAAAGGGTTAAGTAAGGAGCAAGTGCTCGCACTCTGGGGTGACATGGGTGACGACTATTTCCTGCGCGAAAACGTTGCCGATATCACCTGGCACACGGAAGCCATTGCAGCACGCACAGACGACAAACCATTAATTCTTATCAAAAAAACCACAAGCAAAGAATTAGCCGGTGCAACACAAATTTTCGTCTACAGCAAAAACCAGAAAAATGTGTTTGTGGCTGCAGCTACCGCATTAAGCCAATTAAACCTCAGCATCCAGGACGCCAAGATTTACAGCTCCAAGTCCGGTTACACCATAGACACCTTCTTTGTATTAAATGAAGACGGCAAACCCTTAGGTAACAACGCCACCTTGCTAAAACAAATTCAGAAAGCGTTACTTGAGGAGCTGAGTCTCGTCGACAACTATCGCGATGTTATCGGCCGTCGCACACCGCGCCGTTTGAAATATTTTGCATCACCCACACGCACCTCACTCAACACCGACACCATTCGCAACTGCAGCGTACTGGAAGTCATTAGTCCGGATCGCCCCGGCCTGCTTGCTTGCATCGGGCGCATATTTATGGATTTCGACATTCAACTGTTGAACGCCAAAATCGCCACGCTCGGCGAGCGCGTTGAAGATATGTTTTTTATTGTAGACAGTGACGGCAAACCTTTAAGTGATGCCTCTGTGTGTGAAAAATTGCAGCAAGAAATACGCGAACAATTGGATAAGCGCGTCGACAAACTTTAA
- the dapC gene encoding succinyldiaminopimelate transaminase, whose amino-acid sequence MNPDLNLLHPYPFEKLAALKAAVSAPAHLKDIMLSIGEPKHEPPAFVLETLVCNLSKLSNYPTTKGLPELREAIATWASKRFQLNAGTFTADNHVLPVNGTREALFAFAQAIIDRSKPDALIVSPNPFYQIYEGAALLSGAQPYFLNCTLENNFIPDFAAVPVEVWKRCQLLFICSPGNPTGAVMSTAQLKELIALADQYDFVIASDECYSELYFDESNPPAGLLQACAELGRDDFARCVVFHSLSKRSNLPGLRSGFVGGDAKILEKFLLYRTYHGCAMPVPTQLASVAAWEDEHHVIANRSAYRQKFDAVLDVLSGALPVTKPDASFYLWPKTPIKGEIFAQQLFAQQKVTVLPGSYLAREANGINPGEDYVRMALVAPLAECVEAAQRIKQFVQSL is encoded by the coding sequence ATGAACCCGGATTTAAACCTATTACATCCCTACCCGTTTGAAAAACTTGCTGCACTGAAAGCGGCTGTTAGTGCACCTGCGCACCTGAAAGACATTATGCTTTCTATTGGCGAACCGAAGCACGAGCCACCGGCATTTGTGCTGGAAACACTAGTGTGTAATTTATCGAAATTATCCAACTACCCAACCACCAAAGGCTTGCCGGAATTGCGTGAAGCAATTGCAACCTGGGCCAGCAAACGCTTTCAGTTAAATGCAGGAACCTTTACTGCCGATAACCATGTGCTGCCAGTTAACGGCACGCGCGAAGCCTTGTTTGCGTTTGCACAAGCAATTATCGACCGCAGCAAACCGGATGCATTGATTGTATCGCCCAACCCGTTTTATCAAATTTATGAAGGTGCAGCACTGCTCTCAGGAGCACAACCTTACTTTTTAAATTGCACTCTGGAAAATAACTTTATTCCCGATTTTGCGGCGGTACCTGTAGAGGTATGGAAGCGCTGCCAACTGCTGTTTATTTGCTCACCAGGCAATCCCACCGGAGCCGTAATGAGCACCGCACAATTAAAAGAATTGATTGCGTTGGCTGATCAATACGATTTCGTTATCGCCTCCGATGAATGCTACTCCGAATTGTATTTTGATGAGAGCAATCCACCCGCCGGTTTATTGCAAGCTTGCGCGGAATTAGGGCGCGACGACTTTGCGCGCTGCGTGGTTTTTCATAGCTTGTCCAAACGTTCAAACCTGCCTGGTTTGCGCTCCGGCTTTGTAGGCGGCGATGCAAAAATTCTGGAAAAATTCCTGCTCTATCGCACTTATCACGGTTGTGCAATGCCGGTACCCACACAACTTGCCAGCGTCGCCGCTTGGGAAGATGAACACCATGTAATTGCAAATCGCTCGGCTTATCGCCAAAAATTTGATGCAGTGCTTGATGTGCTGTCAGGCGCACTACCTGTTACCAAACCCGACGCCAGCTTTTACCTCTGGCCAAAAACCCCAATTAAAGGCGAAATATTTGCGCAACAATTATTTGCCCAACAAAAAGTGACCGTACTCCCCGGCAGCTATTTAGCACGCGAAGCAAATGGCATTAACCCCGGCGAAGACTATGTGCGTATGGCGCTGGTTGCCCCCTTGGCAGAATGCGTAGAGGCGGCCCAACGCATTAAGCAATTTGTGCAATCGCTATAA
- the nth gene encoding endonuclease III has translation MNAAKNLTKAERVVFILQRLQDLYPQPPIPLLHKDTYTLLIAVLLSAQCTDERVNTVTPTLFALADNPFDMAKVPVEKIQEIIRPCGLSPQKSKAISVLSQMLVDEHNGEVPDDWDALERLPGVGHKTASVVMSQGFGHPAFPVDTHIHRLAQRWGLTDGKNVVQTEKDLKRLFPESSWNALHLQIIYYGREYCSARGCDGTVCDICRTCYPNRKKPKIVLKP, from the coding sequence ATGAATGCGGCAAAAAATTTAACCAAAGCGGAGCGCGTCGTATTTATCCTGCAACGATTGCAGGATCTTTACCCGCAACCCCCTATTCCGTTGCTCCATAAAGACACTTATACCTTACTTATTGCTGTATTACTGTCGGCACAGTGTACAGACGAGCGCGTCAACACAGTAACTCCAACTCTTTTTGCATTGGCGGATAATCCTTTTGACATGGCTAAAGTGCCGGTCGAAAAAATTCAGGAAATTATTCGCCCTTGCGGGTTATCACCGCAAAAATCCAAAGCCATCTCAGTGTTGTCACAAATGCTGGTGGATGAGCACAATGGAGAAGTGCCGGACGATTGGGATGCCCTGGAACGACTTCCCGGCGTGGGCCACAAAACAGCAAGCGTGGTCATGAGTCAGGGTTTTGGGCATCCGGCATTTCCGGTGGATACCCATATACATCGGCTGGCGCAGCGCTGGGGCTTAACCGATGGTAAAAACGTAGTGCAAACTGAAAAAGACTTAAAAAGATTATTCCCGGAATCCAGTTGGAATGCGCTGCACTTACAGATTATTTATTACGGGCGAGAATATTGTTCGGCGCGCGGTTGTGACGGCACTGTGTGCGATATTTGCAGAACCTGTTATCCGAATCGAAAAAAGCCAAAAATTGTATTGAAACCATAA
- a CDS encoding ArsC family reductase, whose product MITLYGIKNCDTVKKARDWLDQHKVAYKFHDFRTDGLSEAQVSSWISELGLDTLVNKRSTTWKELDESSKNNFDATSAIPIIAANPTLIKRPLLDTGKQKHVGFKDAEYGKIFN is encoded by the coding sequence ATGATTACTTTATACGGCATTAAAAATTGTGACACAGTAAAAAAAGCACGCGATTGGTTGGATCAGCACAAGGTCGCGTATAAATTTCACGACTTTCGTACAGACGGCTTAAGTGAAGCACAGGTGAGCAGTTGGATTAGCGAGCTGGGTTTGGATACGTTGGTTAACAAACGCAGCACCACCTGGAAAGAGCTGGATGAATCCAGCAAAAACAATTTCGATGCAACTAGCGCAATTCCGATTATTGCAGCCAATCCAACCTTGATTAAACGCCCGCTTCTCGATACCGGCAAACAAAAGCATGTCGGATTTAAAGACGCAGAATACGGCAAAATTTTTAATTAA
- the dapD gene encoding 2,3,4,5-tetrahydropyridine-2,6-dicarboxylate N-succinyltransferase — translation MTQLYALGLGIGTQNSKGEWLEVFYAHPVLNPTENSARAIATIVGYTGGNQAIAISNNQVGEIVQALTIAGDTAQAEIAKSLTNSKRPLVATLLATDTNPASVPEGYLKLHLLSHRLVKPHGTVLTGIFGVLPNVAWTNQGAIDVNELPARQLQARLNGEELEVSCVDKFPKMTNYVVPKGVRVAHTARVRLGAYLGEGTTIMHEGFVNFNAGTEGPAMIEGRISAGVFVGAGSDLGGGSSTMGTLSGGGNIVISVGKESLIGANAGIGIPLGDRCKVESGLYITAGTKVVVLDDAGSEVKTVKARELAGVSDLVFRRNSITGRVEVVTNKSALQLNTALHKN, via the coding sequence ATGACTCAACTCTACGCACTCGGTTTAGGCATAGGCACCCAGAACTCCAAAGGCGAATGGCTGGAAGTTTTTTATGCTCACCCGGTACTCAACCCTACCGAAAATAGTGCGCGCGCTATTGCGACTATTGTGGGTTATACCGGCGGCAATCAGGCTATTGCCATTAGCAACAATCAAGTTGGCGAAATTGTGCAGGCGTTAACCATCGCCGGCGATACTGCGCAGGCGGAAATTGCTAAATCACTGACTAACAGCAAGCGCCCATTAGTCGCAACACTGCTCGCCACTGATACTAACCCAGCGTCGGTACCTGAAGGCTATTTAAAGCTCCACCTGCTCTCTCATCGCCTGGTAAAACCACACGGCACAGTATTGACAGGAATTTTTGGTGTACTGCCCAACGTAGCCTGGACCAATCAAGGCGCTATTGATGTTAACGAATTGCCAGCGCGCCAATTGCAAGCACGCTTGAACGGTGAAGAGCTGGAAGTTTCCTGCGTCGATAAATTCCCCAAAATGACCAACTATGTTGTGCCTAAAGGTGTGCGCGTTGCCCATACGGCACGCGTTCGTCTGGGCGCTTATTTGGGTGAAGGTACAACCATCATGCACGAAGGTTTTGTGAACTTTAACGCAGGCACCGAAGGCCCAGCGATGATTGAAGGCCGTATCTCTGCTGGTGTATTTGTGGGCGCAGGTTCAGATTTAGGCGGTGGCAGCTCTACCATGGGAACCCTCTCCGGCGGCGGCAATATCGTAATTTCTGTCGGCAAAGAATCCCTGATCGGCGCAAATGCGGGTATCGGTATTCCATTAGGTGACCGCTGCAAAGTAGAATCAGGGCTGTATATCACCGCCGGAACCAAAGTCGTTGTGTTGGATGATGCGGGTAGCGAAGTCAAAACCGTCAAAGCACGCGAGCTAGCAGGTGTTTCCGATTTGGTATTCCGCCGCAATTCCATTACCGGTCGCGTAGAAGTTGTTACCAACAAAAGCGCACTGCAACTGAATACAGCGTTACATAAAAATTAA
- a CDS encoding YebC/PmpR family DNA-binding transcriptional regulator, with the protein MGAQWKAKHKEEAANAKGKLFTKLTKEIMVAARNGADPDMNPRLRLAVEAAKKASMTRETLERAIKKGSGQLDGNISYEKVVYEGYAPHQVPVIVECLTDNVNRTISNIRGLFRKGQLGTSGSVSWDFDHLGIIEATPANKDADVENAAIEAGAQDFETDDDGTATFYTDLTDLDLVQKALPAQGFTVVSAKLGYKPKNPVSLSGEALEEVEAFLAAIDNDDDVHEVYVGLAG; encoded by the coding sequence ATGGGCGCACAGTGGAAAGCAAAACATAAAGAAGAAGCGGCAAATGCCAAAGGTAAATTATTTACCAAACTCACCAAGGAAATTATGGTTGCCGCACGCAACGGTGCTGACCCGGATATGAACCCGCGTTTGCGCCTCGCGGTAGAAGCAGCAAAAAAAGCCTCTATGACGCGCGAGACTTTAGAGCGCGCCATCAAGAAAGGTTCAGGTCAACTCGACGGTAATATCAGCTACGAAAAAGTCGTGTACGAGGGCTACGCACCGCATCAAGTCCCAGTGATCGTTGAGTGCCTTACCGATAACGTAAACCGTACCATCTCCAACATTCGCGGATTATTCCGCAAGGGTCAACTAGGCACTTCCGGTTCTGTATCCTGGGATTTTGATCACTTGGGTATTATCGAAGCAACCCCAGCGAATAAAGATGCAGACGTTGAAAATGCAGCGATTGAAGCGGGCGCGCAAGACTTCGAAACTGATGACGATGGCACCGCTACCTTCTACACCGACCTAACGGATCTGGACTTGGTACAAAAAGCCCTTCCCGCACAAGGTTTCACCGTAGTCTCTGCAAAACTCGGCTACAAACCAAAAAACCCTGTGAGCCTGTCAGGGGAAGCACTGGAAGAAGTTGAAGCATTCCTGGCTGCCATCGATAACGATGATGATGTGCATGAGGTTTATGTGGGGTTAGCGGGATAA
- a CDS encoding sterol desaturase family protein, whose product MDQQYQYKQRQVEKDPSQEFRFGEGRISAFVSLVLGVLSLLAVFAYLYPSYLTTTELRRVYDGEQLQILLKYAMYFSLGFGALALVLNRARYKIPALLGIGFTLVGFALGGYQIPVGAVEPRELSLGVDWLILAFLASVFVFMALEKLIPMHKDQLIMRPEWGVDLFYFCFNHLAISAILIFANYHASHFNWALSPSVQAAVQSLPVLVQVGLIIVCADFVLYWEHRAYHEVNSLWPIHAVHHSIENLDWLAGSRGHFIQVFSERATVMIPLYLLGADEQALNIYVAFAALQAILIHCNLAIPFGPLKYIFVTPQFHHWHHSSEKPAIDTNYSAHTILFDKLFGTYHFPKEHWPADYGTTVRLPRSVMGQLLYPFTTNYKRWKKKLRS is encoded by the coding sequence ATGGATCAGCAATACCAATACAAGCAGCGCCAAGTGGAAAAGGACCCTTCGCAAGAGTTTCGTTTTGGGGAGGGGCGGATTAGTGCCTTTGTTTCCCTGGTGTTGGGAGTTTTAAGTTTGTTGGCGGTGTTCGCTTACCTATATCCCTCCTACCTCACTACCACAGAACTGCGCCGGGTTTACGATGGTGAGCAGTTACAGATTTTGCTGAAGTATGCGATGTATTTTTCACTGGGATTTGGTGCTTTGGCATTGGTACTTAATCGCGCGCGTTACAAAATTCCTGCGTTGCTCGGGATTGGTTTTACGTTGGTGGGGTTTGCGCTGGGCGGTTACCAAATTCCGGTTGGGGCGGTGGAGCCACGTGAGTTGTCCTTGGGAGTGGATTGGTTAATTCTGGCGTTTTTGGCTTCGGTGTTTGTGTTTATGGCCTTGGAAAAATTAATTCCTATGCATAAAGATCAATTAATTATGCGCCCCGAGTGGGGTGTGGATTTATTTTATTTTTGCTTTAACCATTTGGCAATTTCAGCCATTTTAATTTTTGCCAACTATCACGCCAGCCATTTCAATTGGGCATTAAGCCCCAGTGTGCAGGCAGCGGTGCAGTCTTTGCCGGTGTTGGTGCAGGTGGGCTTGATTATTGTCTGTGCCGACTTTGTTCTTTATTGGGAGCATCGTGCTTATCATGAAGTGAATAGCTTGTGGCCGATACACGCCGTGCATCACTCCATTGAAAATCTGGATTGGTTAGCGGGTTCGCGTGGGCATTTTATTCAAGTATTTTCAGAGCGCGCAACGGTAATGATTCCGCTTTACTTATTGGGGGCGGATGAACAAGCGTTAAATATATATGTTGCGTTTGCCGCACTCCAGGCGATTTTGATTCACTGTAATTTGGCGATTCCCTTTGGGCCGTTGAAGTACATTTTTGTTACGCCGCAATTCCATCATTGGCACCACAGTTCAGAAAAACCGGCGATTGATACCAATTACTCTGCGCACACCATTTTGTTTGATAAATTATTTGGAACCTATCATTTCCCCAAAGAACATTGGCCTGCGGATTACGGTACTACCGTGCGATTGCCACGCAGTGTAATGGGGCAATTACTCTATCCGTTTACGACCAATTACAAGCGCTGGAAGAAAAAGCTCCGGTCGTGA